The Oscillospiraceae bacterium genome contains the following window.
GTCCTTTTCGCAGACGATGATCCGCTGCGGCTTTTTGAGCATAACGCAGAGCAGGGTGCATATTCCCGTAGGCCCGGCGCCGATGATGAGGACGGTGTCCTCCTCGGTGATCTCAGAGATGCGCGCCGCCCAGTAACCGGTGGCAAGAACATCGCCGACCAGCAGCGCCTGCCGGTCGGTCACGCCGTCAGGAATCCTGTTCAGCCCGGTGTCGGCAAACGGGACCCGCACATATTCAGCCTGCCCGCCGTCAATGCGGCAGCCAAGTGCCCAGCCGCCGTTTTTGTCGGTGCAGTTGTTCACATAGCCCTTCTTGCAGAAGAAGCACTCCCCGCAGAAGGTCTCAACATTGACCGTCACGCGGTCCCCCGGTTTTACATGGGTCACCGCAGCGCCGACAGTCTCAACGATGCCCACCATCTCATGACCGACCGTGATGCCCGGTACGGCGCGGGGCACGCTGCCGTGCTTGATGTGCAGATCACTTGAGCAGATGCTCGCCAGTATCACCCTGACGATGGCATCGCGCGCATCCTGCAGCACCGGCTTGGGCTTTTCCCGCCGCTCAAATTTCCCTTTCGAGACATAGGTATAGGTCTGCATTGCTTTCACCTTTGCTTTCTGAAGGCCGCGGCCCTATTTCCGCCGCCGACCTTCGACTTTTCTGCGCCTATTATAGCAAGCCCGGCGCTATTTTGCAAAGGCTGCGCAGAATGGGAAAATCTTCCCGCCCGGCGCTGCGGAGCTGTTCAAGACGATGATGGAAAAATACCGGGAGTAAGCCCTATAAAAAAACAGCGAGCGGCCCCCATGCGGGCCGCTCGCTGTTTTTTGGTGGTTTTACAGCTGTGCAAGGGCCTCCTGCTCATGGAAGATGCGGATCGCCTGCCGATAGCTGAAGATGAAGTAGACGATCTCGGCCGCTGCCGTCAGCAGCCAGGAGAAGGGGTACAGCAGATACAGCGAAGGAATCGTGTGGAAATGCGCAAAGATCGTGTAGACCCAGATCACGCGGAACACACAGGAGCCCAGAATCACAATGACGGTCGGGCCAACGGTTTTGCCCAGCCCGCGGGAGGCGGCGATCGTGCAGTCCATAAAGGCGGAGATGCAGTAGGCAAGCCCCATGACCATAATGCGCTTCATACCGGCATCGACGACGGCGCTCTCGGTCGTGAAGAGCATCAGGAACTGGCGGCCGAATAGCAGTAGCCCGCCGCCCAGCAGAAGGCCCACGCCGAAGGAGTAGGCCAGCGAGATAAAATAGCTTTTCCGCATCCGGTCAAGCTTGCCGGCACCGTAGTTCTGGCTCATAAAGCTGGCGCAGGCCATATAGAAGGCCGCCATCGCGTCATAGATCATCGCATCGGCGTTGGCGGCGGCCGAGTTGCCCTTGACCATCAGAGAATCGAAGGAGTTGACGCCCGCCTGAATAAACAGGTTGGCGATGGCAAAGATCGCGTTCTGCAGGCCCGCCGGTATGCCCAGCATCAGGATACGCTTTGTCGTGCCGAGGTCGAGCCGGATGCTGTGCAGATCCAGCGCATAGCAGTCCTCCACCTTGGTGAGGGCGTGCAGGATCAGCCCGGCCGAAAGGCACTGGGCAATCGTACTGGCAAGCGCGACACCGGCCACATCCAGCTTGCAGATGATGACAAAAAACAGGTTGAGAAGGATGTTGACCACACCGGCCACGGACAGGTAGGCCAGCGGCTTTTTTGTCTCGCCGATGGCGCTGAACACCGCATTGCCGTAGTTGTAGAGCGCCAGCGCCGGCATGCCCAGAAAATAGACCCGCAGGTAAAGGATCGCGCCGGGCAGCAGATCCTCCTTCGTGTTGAGCAGCCGCAGCAGCGCGGGGGAGCCGAACAGCCCCACGGCCAGCAGCAAAATACCGGCGAGCAGGCTGACTACCAGCGCCGAATGGACGGTCTTGCTGACATCCTTGGGGTGGCGGGCACCATAGTACCGCGCGACCAAGACATTGACGCCGTTGCTCAGGCCGATGAGAAAGCCGGTGAAAAGGGTGACAAAGGTGGAGGTGGAGCCGACAGCGCCCAGTGCGGTCGAGCCCGCAAAGCGGCCCACCACGGCAACATCGGACATGTTGAAAAGGATCTGCAGCAGGTTGGACAGTGCCAGCGGCAGACTGACGAGCAGGATCTGCTTGGCCAGCGGGCCCTCGGTCATAGATTTGGATTTTGCCTGACAGCTCATGATCTGGTTATACTTCTCCTTATTTATAATAATGGGCAGCCGTCACATGCTGTGGTCGGCAAAGATCGGGTCGTCCTGCCACAGGATCACCCTGCCCGCTGCGCGGGTCTTGTTCATGTCGATCAGCCTCTGGTTGCTTGAACCGCGGAACCGCAGCGAAATATCATACTGATCCTGCACAAAATCGCCGTCCACCAGCACATCAATATACTGCAGGAACTCATCGGTGACCTCACAGCGGCCGGGGCCGGGCTGCCAGATCTCATGCTCCAGATTGTTGCCGGTATAGCACCAGATCGTTTTGTTCGGGTACAGCACCTTGACATTTTTGACAAAGGGCAGCAGCTCGCGCTGGTTCTCCGGCTCAAACGGCTCGCCGCCCAGCAGCGACAGGCCGTTGATGTAGCCGGGGGCCAGACTTTCAAGGATCTCGTTGCGAACCTCCTTGGTGAAGGGCGCACCGTAGCCAAAGTCCCAGGCCACTGCATTGAAGCAGTTGGGGCAGTGGCGGCGGCAGCCCGATACAAACAGGCTGGTGCGCACGCCCTCGCCGTTGGCAATGTCACAATATTTGATCGTAGCGTAATTCATAGCGGTTCTCCTGCGGGCTGTCCTTGCCCTGCCTTGTACAGTGTTACCCAATATCTTGTATGTAATGGGGCATACTACCCCAAAACCTCAACCAGTATACCAGTTTATCCGGTACAATTCAAGCGGGACTTTCTGCATGGCAGGCCAATATTATGCGATATACCGTTATCCAGAGTAGAACCAACCAAAATAGCTAAAATTTTCGCCTGATTTTTGGCATGTTTGTTTTTGAACGATGAAACGATGAAAACGGAATATTTTGTTAAATTTCACACTTCGCCCACTATATATTGTGGTTTTGCCGATTGACTTTTGCAGCCCGGTGCGGTATGATAGTCTTGCTCGCAAAGCGGGCTTAGTACGATTTGACAAGATATACGATTTGTACTGTACGCACCCTGTCTATAGATTGCAAAAAGAGGAGTTACCATGAAGATCATCAAGCGCAACGGCAGCGAGGCTGTCTTTGACATTACCAAAATCATTTCGGCCATCACAAAGGCAAATAAGGTCGTACCCGAAGCCCAGCGCTTGACGAAGCAGCAGATCATCGAGATCAGCGACCATGTGCAGGAGGTCTGCTATAACCGCAGCCACGCCATGAATGTTGAGGAGATTCAGGACCTTGTGGAGGACGCCATTATGGCGACCGGTGCCTACGAGGTCGCGCGCCGCTATATCACCTATCGCTATGTCCAGAGTCTCAAGCGCACCCACAACACGACCGATGACAAGATCCTCTCGCTGATCGAGTGCAACAACGAGGAGGTCAAGCAGGAGAACTCCAACAAAAACCCGACCGTCAACAGCGTCCAGCGCGATTATATGGCCGGCGAGGTCAGCAAGGACCTGACGATGCGTATGCTGCTGCCGCCGGAGGTCGTCAAGGCGCATGAGGAGGGCATCATCCACTTCCACGATGCCGACTACTATGCCCAGCACATGCACAACTGCGATCTGGTCAACCTTGATGACATGCTGCAGAACGGCACCGTCATCTCCGGCACCCTCATCGAGAAGCCGCATTCCTTCTCCACCGCCTGCAATATCGCAACCCAGATCATCGCACAGGTCGCGTCCAGCCAGTACGGCGGCCAGAGCATCAGCCTGACTCATCTGGCCCCCTTTGTTGACATCAGCCGCAAGAAGATCCGCCGCGATGTCGAGGCAGAGATGCAGGATCTGGGCATCGACCCCGGCGAGGAGAAGCTCTCCGAGATCGTTGAAAAGCGCCTGCGCGAGGAGATCAAGCGCGGCGTGCAGACGATCCAGTATCAGGTCGTCACGCTGATGACCACCAACGGTCAGGCACCGTTCATCACGGTCTTTATGTACCTGAACGAGGCCGGTGACAATCAGCGCCTGAAGTCGGATCTCGCCATCGTCATTGAGGAGATGCTCCGCCAGCGCTATCAGGGCGTCAAGAATGAGGCCGGCGTCTGGATCACCCCCGCTTTCCCCAAGCTCATCTATGTGCTGGAAAATGACAATATCTATGAGGGCCAGCCCTACTACTACCTGACCAAGCTGGCCGCCAAGTGCACCGCCAAGCGGATGGTGCCCGACTATATCAGCGAAAAGAAGATGCTGGAGTACAAGGTCGATGCCAACGGCGAGGGCCATTGCTTTACCTGCATGGGCTGCCGCAGCTTCCTGACCCCCTATCTGGACGAGAACGGCAAGCCCAAGTATTACGGCCGCTTCAATCAGGGCGTTGTCACGATCAATCTGGTGGATGTGGCACTGTCCAGCGGCGGCGATTTTGACAAGTTCTGGCAGCTGTTTGACGAGCGCCTTGAGCTGTGCCATAAGGCCCTGATGTGCCGCCACAACCGCCTGAAAGGCACGCTGAGCGATGCCGCGCCCATCCTGTGGCAGTACGGCGCATTGGCCCGCCTGAAGAAGGGCGAACCGATCGACAAGCTGCTCTACGGTGGCTATTCCACGATCAGTCTGGGCTATGCTGGCCTGTATGAGTGCTGCAAGTATATGACCGGCAAGAGCCACACCGACCCTGCCGCCAAGCCCTTTGCGCTGCATGTCATGCAGCATATGAACGATGCCTGCGCCAAGTGGAAGAGCCAGCACAACATTGATTTCAGCCTGTACGGCACGCCGTTGGAATCCACGACCTACAAATTCTCCAAGTGCCTGCAGAAGCGCTTCGGCATTGTGCCCGGCATCACCGACCGCAGCTATATCACGAACTCCTACCATGTCCATGTGACGGAAAAGATCGACGCCTTCACCAAGCTGAAGTTTGAGAGCGAGTTCCAGAAGCTGTCCCCGGGCGGTGCCATCAGCTATGTGGAGGTGCCCAACATGCAGGACAACCTCGAGGCCGTCATCAAGGTCATGCAGTTCATCTATGAGAACATCATGTACGCCGAGCTGAACACCAAGAGTGATTACTGTCAGGTCTGCGGCTACGATGGCGAGATCCAGATCGTACAGGAGGACGGCAAGCTGGTGTGGGAGTGCCCGAAGTGCCACAACCGCGACCAGAACAAGCTGAATGTCGCCCGCCGCACCTGCGGCTACATCGGCACCCAGTTCTGGAATCAGGGCCGCACCGCCGAGATCAAGGATCGAGTGCTGCATCTGTAATAGAATAAGTTTAGCCCCCGACGCCTGCCGCTGTACGGTATTACGCCGGGGGCTTATTATTTTGTAGGGGAGGGATTCATCCCTTCCGGGTGCATTGCGCCAGCCGCAGGAAGATTAAGTCCGAGAACCTGCGCCGGGCCTTGCGATGCCATGCAGTAGGGGCCGCACATGTGCGGCCCGGCACTGTAAAATAAGCACCCTCTTGCGGGAAAGCCTGCGGGCCGGGCATGCCCGGCCCCTGCCGCATCGTATAGCAAAACAGGCAGACCGCCATTTCTGACGGTCTGCCTGTTGTTTTGCTCGTTATAAGCCTTACTTTGCGTACTCGGTTGCTCTGCTTTCGCGGATGACGCTGACCTTGATCTGGCCGGGGTAATCCAGCTCGTTCTCGATCTTCTTTGCGACATTGCGGGCCAGCAGAATGACCTCGTCATCGCCGACCTTATCCGGCTGGACAAGGATGCGGACCTCGCGGCCGGCCTGCACAGCGTAGGAGCTTTCCACGCCCTCAAAGCCGTTGCAGAGGGCCTCCAGTGTCTCCAGACGCTTGATATAGCTTTCCATGTTCTCGCGGCGGGCGCCGGGACGCGCGGCCGAGATCGCATCAGCGGCCATGATGATGAACGCCAGCGTGGTCTTGGGCTCGACATCACCGTGGTGCGCCTCGATGGCATGGATGACCTGCGGGTTCTCGCGGTACTTTTTGCAGATGTCAACGCCGATCTGGACATGGCTGCCCTCGATCTCATGGTCAAGGGCCTTGCCGATGTCATGCAGCAGACCTGCGCGGCGTGCCAGCTGGACATTGACGCCCAGCTCGCCGGCCATCAGACCGGCCAGCCATGCCACCTCGAGAGAGTGGCTCAGGACATTCTGGCCGAAGCTGGTGCGGTATTTCAGGCGGCCGATAAGCTTGACGAGGTCGGGGTGCAGGCTGTGAACGCCCAGCTCCATAACAGCCTTGTCGCCCTCGCGCTTCATCTGGATCTCCAGCTCGCGGCGGCACTTGTCAACGGTTTCCTCGATGCGGGCGGGATGAATACGGCCGTCAGCGATCAGGCGTTCAAGGGCCATGCGGGCAACCTCGCGGCGGGTCTGGTCAAAGCTGGACAGCGTGATGGCCTCCGGCGTATCATCAATGATCAAATCGCAGCCGGTGGCGGTCTCCAGCGCGCGGATGTTGCGGCCCTCACGGCCGATGATACGGCCCTTCATCTCATCACTGGGCAGCGGCACAACGCTGACGGTGGCCTCGCTCGTGGCATCGGCCGCACAGCGGGCAATGGCCTGACCGATCAGCTCGCGGGCGAGGTTGTCGCACTCGTCCTTCATGTTTGCCTGATAGGCGCTGATCTTCATCGCCTTTTCATGGGTCAGCTCGTCATCCACCTGCTTCAGCAGGACGGCGCGGGCATCCTCCTTGGACATGGCCGCGATGGTTTCCAGCTTTTCGGTCTGGCGCAGCTTGAGTTGCTCCAGCTCGTCCAGACGAGCCTCGACAGTCTCGGTGCGGCGCTTCAGGTCCTCCTCCTTGCGCTCCATCTGGGTGGTGCGCTTGTCGAGGGCCTCTTCCTTCTGGTCGATGCGGCGCTCCTGACGGGTGATCTCGGCTCGGCGGTCCTTGATCTCCTTGTCAGCATCGCTCTTGAGTTTAAAGGCTTCGTCCTTTGCTTCGATGATGGTTTCCTTACGCTTCTGCTCCGCAGCCTTGATAGCATCGTTCACGATGCGCTTGGCTTCGTCCTCAGCGCTGCCGATCTTTGCCTCAGCAGTGCGCTTGCGGTTTTCACCGCCGAGGTAAAAACCAAGCGCCCCGGCAACAGCGGCAGCAACAAGAACCAGCACCACGATCAAAATTGGTGACATAGTTGGTTTCACTCCTTATTAAAATAGGAGGATGCGGCGCAGCGGGACGCTTTTCCGTTATGATATTGTTACAGGAAGAAACGCGGCAGGTCGGCCAAAAAGGCGCACAATGCCCCTACACGCAGAATATACACAGAACCGTCTAAGCGACGTTGAATATCGTAAAAAAGCGGCGTTCCCGGTGGGCGACACCCTTTAAGGAGCCACGCACAGGGCAGACCTGCCGTTTGGCTCTTTATTTCCTATATATAATTTTACTTTGCTTTGGTGTAATTGTCAAGAAGAACCGGGGCGTAAAGTAGTGTTTTTCATGCAAAACGCCCCGTTTTTCTGAAACAGGGCGCACAAAAATTATTTTTGACCGCGATAGACCCCCGCCTTGCGCAGCAGATCCTTCACGACCTCCGACCCGCAGACCAGCCCGCAGGCGGCGGGCACAAAGGCATTGCTGGCGGGCACGGTGCGGCGTGCGGCAACCGGGGTCTCGAGTGTCTCCTCCGCCAGCGGCGGCAGGGGCGGTTCCTCCGAAAAAACGACCTTGACCTTGCCAAGGCGGCGCTTGCGGCACTCGATGCGGATGACCTTGGCCAGCGGGTCCACCGCTGTTTTTTCAATATCGGCGACCTTAAAGGCCGTGGGGTCCAGCTTGTTGGCGGCCCCCATGCTGCACAGGATCGGCACCCCGGCCTCCTTGCAGCGGCGGATCAGCAGCAGCTTGGCGCTGACTGTGTCGATGCAGTCCAGCACATAGTCAAACTGCGTCAGATCCACGCTGTCGGCGGTCTCGGCGTTGTAAAACATCCGGTTTGGGTGTACGGTGAGGGTGGGGTCGATGTCCGCGATGCGGGCAGCCATAGCGTCCACCTTGTACAGGCCGAGTGTTGAGTGCAGCGCCACCAGCTGACGATTCAGGTTGGAGAGCGCCACCGTGTCGCTGTCAAAGAGGCTCAGCTCCCCTACCCCGCTGCGCGCCAGCACCTCAACGGCCTGTCCCCCCACACCGCCGATGCCGAACACCGCCACATGGGCGCTGCGCAATGCGTCCAGCGCGGGCGTGCCCAGCTGGGCGCGGGTGCGTGTATATTGATCGATCATTATCGTTACCTCTCTTGTTTTTCCTTTCGCTGTGCCTTGCGTTCCAGCACTGTCTCGTAGCCGGACGACATCTTGTCCGCCATGCAGACCAGCGCGGCCTCCCGGCTATGGGGCATATCGGTGGGCGTCAGCGGCCACATGTGGCTTTGGATGATGTCCTTTTCCTTATCGCTCAGGGCAAACACAGTCTCCGCATTATAGCGCGCGATGCGCGGGTGCTTGAAGCCGTGCCAATGGGTGATGTAGAGCCGTTTATTTATGCACAACATTAGATTTTCCTTTGTGTTGAATAGGCAAGCCGTTAGATTGCCTTGTTCTCAATCACTCGGATAACGTTGTGGTTATTCTCGATGTAATCAATAATTCGCTGGTACTCGTCGGCAAAATTGAAGTCAACCGTTATTTCCCCGTTCTCATGCACCCAAACCGCTTTTACGAGTTCAACCATAATCCCGCGGTTAAGGCTCTGAATGTTTTTGTATTTCAGAAAGGCGGTTAGATACGGGTCGTCGGTTCCGATACCATCAGCCATTACCTGCATTTCCTCTTTCAGATAGGAGATGTTCGCTTCAAGCTGTTGTATCTGTTCTGCAATCTTGCCTTTCAAGCGGCGGTATTCCTCTTTGGTAATCTCACCGCTTTTCCAATCAAGGTACAAGCTATCGGAAGCGTCATTGTACTGTTTTAGCTGCTTCTCTGCCTGTTTCAAGGAATGGGATAATCTCTTGCTTTCCCGGTTGATAACAGGCGCGTTGTTAATCCGTTCAATTTCTTCTGCAAGCCGATCTACAAGGGCAATTTGCATTTGCAACGCTGCCAATACCGCGTTTTCCAACTTGTCTTGCCGGATAGAATGTTTGCTGCAAATCTTCTTATCG
Protein-coding sequences here:
- a CDS encoding MATE family efflux transporter — its product is MSCQAKSKSMTEGPLAKQILLVSLPLALSNLLQILFNMSDVAVVGRFAGSTALGAVGSTSTFVTLFTGFLIGLSNGVNVLVARYYGARHPKDVSKTVHSALVVSLLAGILLLAVGLFGSPALLRLLNTKEDLLPGAILYLRVYFLGMPALALYNYGNAVFSAIGETKKPLAYLSVAGVVNILLNLFFVIICKLDVAGVALASTIAQCLSAGLILHALTKVEDCYALDLHSIRLDLGTTKRILMLGIPAGLQNAIFAIANLFIQAGVNSFDSLMVKGNSAAANADAMIYDAMAAFYMACASFMSQNYGAGKLDRMRKSYFISLAYSFGVGLLLGGGLLLFGRQFLMLFTTESAVVDAGMKRIMVMGLAYCISAFMDCTIAASRGLGKTVGPTVIVILGSCVFRVIWVYTIFAHFHTIPSLYLLYPFSWLLTAAAEIVYFIFSYRQAIRIFHEQEALAQL
- the rny gene encoding ribonuclease Y, which encodes MSPILIVVLVLVAAAVAGALGFYLGGENRKRTAEAKIGSAEDEAKRIVNDAIKAAEQKRKETIIEAKDEAFKLKSDADKEIKDRRAEITRQERRIDQKEEALDKRTTQMERKEEDLKRRTETVEARLDELEQLKLRQTEKLETIAAMSKEDARAVLLKQVDDELTHEKAMKISAYQANMKDECDNLARELIGQAIARCAADATSEATVSVVPLPSDEMKGRIIGREGRNIRALETATGCDLIIDDTPEAITLSSFDQTRREVARMALERLIADGRIHPARIEETVDKCRRELEIQMKREGDKAVMELGVHSLHPDLVKLIGRLKYRTSFGQNVLSHSLEVAWLAGLMAGELGVNVQLARRAGLLHDIGKALDHEIEGSHVQIGVDICKKYRENPQVIHAIEAHHGDVEPKTTLAFIIMAADAISAARPGARRENMESYIKRLETLEALCNGFEGVESSYAVQAGREVRILVQPDKVGDDEVILLARNVAKKIENELDYPGQIKVSVIRESRATEYAK
- a CDS encoding alcohol dehydrogenase: MQTYTYVSKGKFERREKPKPVLQDARDAIVRVILASICSSDLHIKHGSVPRAVPGITVGHEMVGIVETVGAAVTHVKPGDRVTVNVETFCGECFFCKKGYVNNCTDKNGGWALGCRIDGGQAEYVRVPFADTGLNRIPDGVTDRQALLVGDVLATGYWAARISEITEEDTVLIIGAGPTGICTLLCVMLKKPQRIIVCEKDPGRIRFLQEQYPEVLTVTPEGCAAFVQANSAHGGADVVLEVAGASSTFRLAWECARPNAIVTVVALYDTAQTLPLPEMYGKNLTFKTGGVDGCDCEETLRLIAEGKLNTEPLITHTYPLSRIEEAYDLFENKRDGVIKVAVECQSID
- the nrdG gene encoding anaerobic ribonucleoside-triphosphate reductase activating protein, which gives rise to MNYATIKYCDIANGEGVRTSLFVSGCRRHCPNCFNAVAWDFGYGAPFTKEVRNEILESLAPGYINGLSLLGGEPFEPENQRELLPFVKNVKVLYPNKTIWCYTGNNLEHEIWQPGPGRCEVTDEFLQYIDVLVDGDFVQDQYDISLRFRGSSNQRLIDMNKTRAAGRVILWQDDPIFADHSM
- a CDS encoding tRNA threonylcarbamoyladenosine dehydratase produces the protein MIDQYTRTRAQLGTPALDALRSAHVAVFGIGGVGGQAVEVLARSGVGELSLFDSDTVALSNLNRQLVALHSTLGLYKVDAMAARIADIDPTLTVHPNRMFYNAETADSVDLTQFDYVLDCIDTVSAKLLLIRRCKEAGVPILCSMGAANKLDPTAFKVADIEKTAVDPLAKVIRIECRKRRLGKVKVVFSEEPPLPPLAEETLETPVAARRTVPASNAFVPAACGLVCGSEVVKDLLRKAGVYRGQK
- the nrdD gene encoding anaerobic ribonucleoside-triphosphate reductase; the protein is MKIIKRNGSEAVFDITKIISAITKANKVVPEAQRLTKQQIIEISDHVQEVCYNRSHAMNVEEIQDLVEDAIMATGAYEVARRYITYRYVQSLKRTHNTTDDKILSLIECNNEEVKQENSNKNPTVNSVQRDYMAGEVSKDLTMRMLLPPEVVKAHEEGIIHFHDADYYAQHMHNCDLVNLDDMLQNGTVISGTLIEKPHSFSTACNIATQIIAQVASSQYGGQSISLTHLAPFVDISRKKIRRDVEAEMQDLGIDPGEEKLSEIVEKRLREEIKRGVQTIQYQVVTLMTTNGQAPFITVFMYLNEAGDNQRLKSDLAIVIEEMLRQRYQGVKNEAGVWITPAFPKLIYVLENDNIYEGQPYYYLTKLAAKCTAKRMVPDYISEKKMLEYKVDANGEGHCFTCMGCRSFLTPYLDENGKPKYYGRFNQGVVTINLVDVALSSGGDFDKFWQLFDERLELCHKALMCRHNRLKGTLSDAAPILWQYGALARLKKGEPIDKLLYGGYSTISLGYAGLYECCKYMTGKSHTDPAAKPFALHVMQHMNDACAKWKSQHNIDFSLYGTPLESTTYKFSKCLQKRFGIVPGITDRSYITNSYHVHVTEKIDAFTKLKFESEFQKLSPGGAISYVEVPNMQDNLEAVIKVMQFIYENIMYAELNTKSDYCQVCGYDGEIQIVQEDGKLVWECPKCHNRDQNKLNVARRTCGYIGTQFWNQGRTAEIKDRVLHL